One Deinococcus sp. LM3 genomic region harbors:
- the ruvX gene encoding Holliday junction resolvase RuvX, producing the protein MNADQTGTPNAAGRPVILALDVSKNRIGFAVNAGTLAFGRGSVDRKRLPLDLKAVRLKVAETGATLLLLGLPLRTDGAHSPAADRVRAFGKILTEKGYVIAYQDERFTTRRARDLGAADEDEAAAVQILELYLLGRS; encoded by the coding sequence CTGAACGCCGACCAGACCGGCACCCCGAATGCAGCCGGGCGGCCCGTGATCCTGGCGCTGGATGTCAGCAAGAACCGCATCGGCTTCGCGGTGAATGCGGGCACGCTGGCGTTCGGGCGGGGCAGCGTGGACCGCAAGCGGCTGCCGCTGGACCTGAAGGCCGTGCGCCTGAAGGTCGCAGAGACCGGCGCGACCCTGCTGCTGCTGGGGTTGCCGCTGCGCACCGATGGCGCGCACAGCCCGGCCGCCGACCGCGTCCGGGCCTTCGGGAAGATCCTGACCGAGAAGGGCTACGTGATCGCCTACCAGGACGAGCGGTTCACGACCCGCCGCGCCCGCGACCTGGGCGCCGCCGACGAGGACGAGGCGGCCGCCGTGCAGATCCTGGAACTGTACCTGCTGGGGCGCTCCTGA
- a CDS encoding long-chain fatty acid--CoA ligase — MQGNMMDVQLTVPTILERIRTQYAAREVVSLLVAGRDEQGNPVAHKHRTTYGQVADRALRLAAGLLGLGLQPGDRVATLAVNSFRHLEAYLGVPSAGLVLHTVNIRLHPEQIAWILNHAEDRVLLIENVFAAMIPALKAACPKLEHIFVLGPTPQPIPLPGVADYDTFVQDSAPLARYPQIQETDAAAMCYTSGTTGNPKGVVYTHRSTLLHSMVSAPKDALNVGEADSVLPIVPMFHVNAWGLPYTCAMYGAKQVYAGVFADGRSVASLLRDEQVTITAGVPTIWMGLLGELDRAAADGQPYDLSLVERLIVGGSAAPESMIRAFSDRHGLSLLQAWGMTETHPLGTASAVPAGVDPTSDEGFALRAKQGRTVPLIELEILSDDGQRLPHDGKTMGRLITRGPWVANSYFKGEGQSNFFDLDGQLWFDTGDIATLDERGYMHIQDRAKDLIKSGGEWIGSVDLENAIMAHPAVAMCAVIAMDDPKWDERPLAIVVPRPGQSVTHDALTEFIAPKFAKWWLPDATVITDTLPIGATGKILKRELRDQYRGYSSNPGLVPPANPDRSE; from the coding sequence ATGCAGGGCAACATGATGGACGTTCAACTGACCGTACCGACCATTCTCGAACGCATCCGCACCCAGTACGCTGCCCGCGAGGTCGTCAGCCTGCTGGTCGCCGGACGTGACGAGCAGGGCAACCCGGTGGCCCACAAGCACCGCACCACCTACGGGCAGGTCGCGGACCGCGCGCTGCGCCTCGCGGCCGGGCTGCTGGGCCTGGGCCTGCAACCGGGCGACCGGGTGGCGACGCTGGCCGTGAACTCGTTCCGGCACCTGGAGGCGTACCTGGGCGTGCCCAGCGCCGGGCTGGTGCTGCACACCGTGAACATCCGCCTGCACCCCGAGCAGATCGCCTGGATCCTGAACCACGCCGAGGACCGCGTGCTGCTGATCGAGAACGTGTTCGCCGCGATGATCCCCGCCCTGAAGGCCGCCTGCCCGAAACTGGAACACATCTTCGTGCTGGGGCCCACGCCGCAGCCCATCCCGCTGCCCGGCGTGGCCGACTACGACACGTTCGTGCAGGACAGCGCCCCGCTGGCCCGCTACCCGCAGATCCAGGAGACCGACGCGGCCGCCATGTGCTACACCAGCGGCACCACCGGCAACCCCAAGGGCGTGGTGTACACGCACCGCTCCACACTGCTGCACTCGATGGTCAGCGCGCCCAAGGACGCCCTGAACGTCGGTGAGGCCGACAGCGTGCTGCCCATCGTGCCCATGTTCCACGTGAACGCCTGGGGACTGCCGTACACCTGCGCCATGTACGGTGCCAAGCAGGTGTACGCCGGGGTGTTCGCGGACGGCCGCAGCGTCGCCAGCCTCCTGCGTGACGAGCAGGTGACCATCACGGCGGGCGTGCCCACCATCTGGATGGGCCTGCTGGGCGAACTGGACCGCGCCGCCGCCGACGGGCAACCCTACGACCTGAGCCTCGTGGAACGCCTGATCGTGGGCGGCAGCGCCGCGCCCGAGAGCATGATCCGCGCCTTCTCGGACCGCCACGGCCTGAGCCTGCTGCAGGCCTGGGGCATGACCGAAACGCACCCGCTGGGCACCGCCAGCGCCGTCCCGGCCGGCGTGGACCCCACCAGCGACGAGGGCTTCGCCCTGCGCGCCAAGCAGGGCCGCACCGTCCCGCTGATCGAACTGGAAATCCTCAGCGACGACGGCCAGCGCCTCCCGCACGACGGGAAGACCATGGGCCGCCTGATCACGCGCGGCCCCTGGGTGGCGAACAGCTACTTCAAGGGCGAGGGCCAGAGCAACTTCTTCGACCTAGACGGTCAACTCTGGTTCGACACGGGCGACATCGCCACCCTGGACGAACGCGGCTACATGCACATCCAGGACCGCGCCAAGGACCTGATCAAGAGCGGCGGCGAGTGGATCGGCAGCGTCGACCTGGAAAACGCCATCATGGCCCACCCGGCGGTCGCCATGTGCGCCGTGATCGCCATGGACGACCCCAAGTGGGACGAGCGCCCCCTGGCCATCGTCGTGCCCCGCCCCGGCCAGAGCGTCACGCACGACGCCCTGACCGAATTCATCGCGCCCAAATTCGCCAAGTGGTGGCTGCCCGACGCGACCGTCATCACCGATACGCTGCCCATCGGCGCGACCGGCAAGATCCTGAAACGCGAACTGCGCGACCAGTACCGCGGCTACAGCAGCAACCCCGGCCTCGTGCCGCCCGCCAACCCCGACCGCAGCGAGTAA
- a CDS encoding NUDIX hydrolase: MTLPAPMTGAAQTPRQCAACVILNGAGQVLLVRQNYGARFWGVPGGVVDPGETAPQAAVREAAEEAGIAVELTGVIGLYELRGGGWPDVLAHVFSARIVGGQQAATILHPDEIAELRWCDPAALPQPLVPDVAAALEDLRAGRTGMIRVVERGVMPVPLPPEPRG, encoded by the coding sequence GTGACTCTGCCTGCACCGATGACCGGCGCGGCACAGACGCCCCGGCAGTGCGCAGCCTGCGTCATCCTGAACGGGGCTGGACAGGTGCTGCTGGTGCGGCAGAACTACGGTGCCCGGTTCTGGGGAGTGCCGGGCGGCGTGGTGGACCCCGGCGAGACCGCGCCGCAGGCAGCGGTGCGCGAGGCGGCCGAGGAGGCCGGGATCGCGGTCGAGCTGACGGGCGTGATCGGGCTGTACGAACTGCGCGGCGGAGGCTGGCCGGACGTGCTGGCGCACGTGTTCAGCGCGCGGATCGTGGGCGGCCAGCAGGCCGCGACCATCCTCCACCCGGATGAGATCGCGGAGCTGCGCTGGTGCGACCCGGCGGCCCTGCCTCAGCCGCTGGTGCCCGATGTCGCGGCGGCGCTGGAAGACCTGCGCGCCGGACGGACGGGGATGATACGGGTCGTGGAGCGGGGCGTGATGCCCGTTCCCCTGCCACCAGAGCCACGCGGGTAG
- a CDS encoding peptidase C39 family protein, translating to MRLPLLVLSAVLGLSGAGGAGAVTMTYPNSTTILHEQPGDWAGAQASGVTVGAGGLSLNAGAASGTLTSGTLRAAAFDELVPSWNAVTPAGGSVSVEVRTELTGGKWSRWFSFGSWSSGPSRASLDGQKDAAGQVLTDTLRLNAKAAAFQYRVTLRGAGTRVTLLAFNASDRARRAAGLGTPGDRAAWGREVRVPMRSQMIYPDGGPVWCSPTSVSMILAHWGRNVTVPDAARGTFDRVYDGTGNWPFNAAYAATQGMRAFITRLPSLAQAERFTAAGIPLAVSLGWKAGELPGAALPTSSGHLMVLTGFDAQGNPVLNDPAAPTDAGVRRTYPRAAFEKLWLTHSGGLSYVIAPPGTRLP from the coding sequence ATGCGACTTCCTCTGCTCGTCCTTTCAGCTGTCCTGGGCCTCTCGGGTGCGGGCGGCGCCGGAGCCGTCACGATGACCTACCCGAACAGCACGACCATCCTTCATGAGCAACCCGGCGACTGGGCGGGCGCGCAGGCCAGCGGCGTGACCGTGGGCGCGGGCGGCCTGAGTCTGAACGCGGGCGCGGCGAGCGGCACGCTGACCTCCGGCACGCTCAGGGCGGCGGCCTTCGATGAACTGGTGCCGTCCTGGAACGCCGTGACCCCGGCGGGCGGCAGCGTGAGCGTGGAGGTCCGGACGGAACTGACGGGCGGGAAGTGGTCCCGGTGGTTCAGTTTCGGCAGCTGGAGCAGCGGCCCCAGCCGGGCCAGCCTGGACGGGCAGAAGGACGCCGCCGGGCAGGTGCTGACCGACACGCTGCGCCTGAACGCGAAGGCGGCGGCCTTCCAGTACCGCGTGACCCTGCGCGGCGCGGGCACCCGCGTGACCCTGCTGGCCTTCAATGCCTCGGACCGGGCGCGGCGCGCGGCGGGCCTGGGCACCCCCGGCGACCGCGCCGCGTGGGGCCGCGAGGTGCGCGTGCCCATGCGCTCACAGATGATCTACCCGGACGGCGGCCCGGTCTGGTGCAGCCCCACGAGCGTCAGCATGATCCTGGCCCACTGGGGCCGCAACGTGACCGTACCCGACGCCGCGCGCGGCACCTTCGACCGCGTGTACGACGGCACCGGCAACTGGCCGTTCAATGCCGCGTACGCCGCCACGCAGGGCATGCGGGCCTTCATCACGCGCCTGCCCAGTCTGGCGCAGGCCGAGCGGTTCACGGCGGCCGGAATTCCGCTGGCGGTCAGTCTCGGCTGGAAGGCCGGGGAACTGCCGGGCGCGGCGCTGCCCACCAGCAGCGGGCACCTGATGGTCCTGACCGGTTTCGACGCGCAGGGCAACCCGGTCCTGAACGACCCGGCGGCGCCCACCGACGCGGGTGTGCGGCGCACGTACCCCCGCGCGGCCTTCGAGAAACTCTGGCTCACCCACAGCGGCGGCCTGAGCTACGTGATCGCGCCCCCCGGCACGCGCCTGCCGTGA
- a CDS encoding sensor domain-containing diguanylate cyclase produces MATQTLTLLVALWSDRQGSERTVKTQAQGSLEQLARVASENVAGYLQFASQIVQINRANMASGLLSADDPAGQLMNFQALLASVPQLNGVLVGHSDGRFVFLRRDGPDSLGRFSRVIEVRPERRVLTSTYDARGVLTGQSALADPYDPRERPWYRQARAAAGRVVWTDPYVFASSGQPGVTVASALSTPGGEVVIGADVQLRQLAQFLQGVQISSNGRAFVTDERGHAIATSRAWPGEASAGSIPLLRDVADPALRALLDRERPSSLQPGTHWYDVSGQQFAAVIRPVEVQPGVTWMIGVYAPTTDFTSGLGGNRRPLTFVLLVSLVGSLLAWPVVLRATRPLVELQRQATTDYLTGLPNRASFVAQLEESLRAPGAESLGLAVFDLDGFKAVNDTFGHHAGDEVLHAVGARMLAALRAGDTLGRLGGDEFALLVQATSREEVRLRVEGVLEAVARRPVVVDGVAHALASTAGLAFLDPDEGSLSSAQWLARADTALIRGKRRGKGRVWVEGEVTMPTLFR; encoded by the coding sequence GTGGCCACTCAGACATTGACACTGCTGGTGGCCCTCTGGAGTGACCGGCAGGGCTCGGAACGGACCGTGAAGACCCAGGCGCAGGGTTCACTGGAACAACTGGCGCGGGTCGCGTCCGAGAACGTCGCCGGGTACCTTCAGTTCGCGTCGCAGATCGTGCAGATCAACCGCGCGAACATGGCCAGCGGGCTGCTCAGTGCCGACGACCCGGCCGGGCAACTCATGAACTTTCAGGCACTGCTGGCCAGCGTGCCGCAACTGAACGGCGTGCTGGTCGGACACAGCGACGGCCGCTTCGTGTTCCTGCGCCGCGACGGGCCGGACAGCCTGGGGCGCTTCTCCCGCGTCATCGAGGTCCGCCCGGAGCGGCGCGTGCTGACCAGCACCTACGACGCGCGGGGCGTCCTGACCGGCCAGTCGGCGCTGGCGGACCCGTACGACCCGCGCGAGCGTCCCTGGTACCGGCAGGCGCGGGCCGCCGCCGGACGGGTCGTGTGGACTGACCCTTACGTGTTCGCGTCGTCCGGTCAGCCGGGCGTGACGGTCGCCTCGGCCCTGTCCACACCGGGCGGCGAGGTCGTGATCGGCGCGGACGTGCAGCTGCGGCAACTCGCGCAGTTCCTGCAGGGCGTGCAGATCAGCTCGAACGGGCGGGCGTTCGTCACGGACGAGCGTGGGCACGCCATCGCCACCTCGCGTGCGTGGCCCGGCGAGGCCAGCGCGGGCAGCATCCCGCTGCTGCGTGACGTGGCGGACCCGGCGCTGCGGGCGCTGCTGGACCGGGAACGGCCCTCCAGTCTTCAGCCCGGCACGCACTGGTATGACGTGAGCGGGCAGCAGTTCGCCGCCGTGATCCGCCCGGTCGAGGTGCAGCCCGGCGTGACCTGGATGATCGGCGTGTACGCGCCCACCACGGATTTCACGTCGGGCCTGGGGGGCAACCGGCGTCCGCTGACCTTCGTGCTGCTGGTCAGTCTGGTCGGCAGTCTGCTGGCGTGGCCGGTCGTGCTGCGCGCCACGCGCCCGCTGGTCGAGTTGCAGCGGCAGGCGACCACCGATTACCTGACGGGCCTGCCCAACCGCGCGAGTTTCGTGGCGCAACTCGAGGAGTCGCTGCGCGCACCGGGAGCCGAGTCGCTGGGACTGGCGGTCTTCGACCTGGACGGCTTCAAGGCGGTGAACGACACCTTCGGGCATCACGCGGGCGACGAGGTGCTGCACGCCGTGGGCGCGCGGATGCTCGCGGCGCTGCGGGCCGGCGACACGCTGGGCCGCCTGGGCGGCGACGAGTTCGCGCTGCTGGTGCAGGCCACGTCCCGCGAGGAGGTCCGCCTGCGTGTCGAGGGCGTACTGGAAGCCGTCGCACGCCGCCCGGTGGTCGTGGACGGCGTGGCGCACGCGCTGGCCTCTACCGCCGGACTGGCGTTCCTGGACCCGGACGAGGGTTCCCTGAGCAGCGCCCAGTGGCTGGCGCGGGCCGACACGGCCCTGATCCGGGGCAAACGGCGCGGCAAGGGGCGCGTGTGGGTGGAAGGCGAGGTCACCATGCCCACCCTGTTCCGCTGA
- a CDS encoding adenine deaminase C-terminal domain-containing protein produces the protein MRGVDRRRLVRVARGEEPGDLLVRGAQVVQPATREVFAADVLVADGRIAALGSGFQAARVIEARGAFLAPGFIDGHVHIESSLLTPAGFAGAVLGRGTTGVVAEPHELVNVLGAAGLEWMLAAGRSSGLRVWASAPSCVPASPFESGGAVVDAAGVADMLRLPGVLGLAEMMNYPGVLGGSGDVWDVLEAGRGSGLRLDGHASGVRGRDLMGYAAAGLHSDHEATTPDEARERLRAGLWLMVREGSAARNLEALLPVLLERPRRAMLVSDDVSVDELLELGHLDRLLRTCVAGGLHPADAVALVTCNPAEYWGLHDSGLVAPGYHADFVLLRDLSDFGVLETFVGGQEARAGTVTPPLPGGGVNLGAGWDAATFGVPAHWPVMQVSASQITTGVGEPGSGDARLVVADRYGRGEWSACLTSGTGMGDGGTLGISVLHDAHHAAFLGGTDADVRAAGRALEAMGGGVVVVSGGEVRASLPLPFAGLMTDLPPAEAAARLGEVTAACRALGCRLPYPVTTLSFLGLTVIPALKLTPRGLLDVNAWAYLP, from the coding sequence ATGCGTGGAGTGGATCGCCGCCGTCTGGTGCGGGTGGCGCGCGGTGAGGAACCCGGCGACCTGCTGGTGCGGGGCGCGCAGGTGGTGCAGCCCGCCACGCGCGAGGTGTTCGCGGCGGACGTGCTCGTCGCGGACGGGCGGATCGCGGCGCTAGGCTCCGGCTTTCAGGCGGCGCGGGTCATTGAGGCGCGCGGGGCGTTTCTCGCGCCGGGCTTCATTGACGGGCACGTGCATATCGAGTCGAGCCTGCTGACCCCGGCGGGCTTTGCGGGCGCGGTGCTGGGGCGCGGCACGACGGGCGTGGTGGCCGAACCGCACGAACTGGTGAACGTGCTGGGCGCGGCGGGCCTGGAGTGGATGCTCGCGGCGGGCCGTTCGTCGGGGCTGCGGGTGTGGGCGTCGGCGCCGTCGTGCGTGCCGGCCAGTCCGTTCGAGTCGGGTGGCGCGGTGGTCGACGCGGCGGGCGTGGCAGACATGTTGCGCCTGCCGGGCGTGCTGGGTCTGGCCGAGATGATGAACTACCCCGGCGTGCTGGGCGGCAGCGGGGACGTGTGGGACGTGCTGGAGGCCGGGCGTGGCTCGGGCCTGCGGCTGGACGGGCACGCGTCGGGCGTGCGGGGCCGGGACCTGATGGGGTACGCGGCGGCGGGCCTGCACTCGGATCACGAGGCGACCACGCCCGACGAGGCCCGCGAGCGCCTGCGGGCGGGCCTGTGGCTGATGGTGCGGGAGGGCTCGGCCGCGCGGAACCTGGAGGCGCTGCTGCCGGTGCTGCTGGAACGGCCCCGGCGGGCCATGCTGGTCAGTGACGACGTGAGCGTGGACGAACTGCTGGAACTGGGGCACCTGGACCGCCTGCTGCGCACCTGCGTGGCGGGTGGCCTGCACCCGGCCGACGCGGTGGCGCTGGTGACCTGCAACCCGGCCGAGTACTGGGGCCTGCACGACTCCGGGCTGGTCGCGCCGGGGTACCACGCGGATTTCGTGCTGCTGCGGGACCTGTCGGACTTCGGGGTGCTGGAGACCTTCGTGGGCGGGCAGGAGGCGCGCGCCGGGACGGTCACGCCGCCGCTGCCGGGTGGAGGCGTGAACCTGGGGGCCGGGTGGGACGCCGCGACGTTCGGGGTGCCGGCGCACTGGCCGGTCATGCAGGTCAGCGCGTCGCAGATCACGACCGGGGTGGGCGAGCCGGGCAGCGGGGACGCGCGGCTGGTCGTCGCGGACCGCTACGGTCGGGGCGAGTGGTCGGCGTGCCTGACCTCCGGCACGGGCATGGGGGACGGGGGGACGCTGGGCATCAGCGTGCTGCACGACGCGCACCACGCGGCGTTCCTGGGCGGCACCGACGCGGACGTGCGCGCCGCCGGGCGGGCACTGGAGGCCATGGGTGGCGGCGTGGTGGTCGTGTCGGGCGGCGAGGTGCGGGCCAGTCTGCCACTGCCGTTCGCGGGCCTGATGACCGACCTGCCCCCCGCAGAGGCGGCCGCGCGCCTGGGTGAGGTCACGGCGGCGTGCCGGGCGCTGGGCTGCCGCCTGCCGTACCCGGTGACCACCCTGAGTTTCCTGGGCCTGACCGTGATTCCGGCCCTGAAACTCACGCCGCGCGGCCTGCTGGACGTGAACGCCTGGGCCTACCTGCCCTGA
- a CDS encoding enoyl-CoA hydratase-related protein encodes MTQTSVIAAHTSAGVRTLTLNRPDRLNAANDELLLALTAELRDADADSAVRVVVITGAGRGFCAGQDLGDVSGRGMTFTEHLNATYNPLIRTIRGLGKPVITAVNGVAAGAGASLALSGDIRLWAQSASLIEVFSNIALVPDSGSTWFLPRLVGYHRAFEMMALAERVRADDALRLGLCEQVFPDDTFEQTVQAYAERLAARPANALKLTKQALNAAMTGTLDEALDQEAVLQQLAGDHWEHEEGVSAFKEKRPAQFVRDVK; translated from the coding sequence ATGACCCAAACGAGCGTTATTGCCGCGCACACCAGCGCAGGCGTGCGGACCCTGACCCTCAACCGCCCGGACCGCCTGAACGCCGCCAACGACGAGCTGCTGCTCGCCCTGACCGCCGAACTGCGCGACGCCGACGCCGACAGCGCCGTGCGCGTGGTCGTGATCACCGGGGCCGGGCGCGGCTTCTGCGCCGGGCAGGACCTCGGGGACGTGTCCGGGCGCGGCATGACCTTCACCGAGCACCTGAACGCCACGTACAACCCCCTGATCCGCACCATCCGTGGCCTGGGCAAACCCGTGATCACCGCCGTGAACGGCGTGGCCGCCGGGGCCGGCGCGAGCCTCGCCCTCAGCGGCGACATCCGCCTGTGGGCGCAGTCTGCCAGCCTGATTGAGGTGTTCAGCAACATCGCCCTCGTCCCGGACTCCGGCAGCACGTGGTTCCTGCCGCGCCTCGTGGGCTACCACCGCGCCTTCGAGATGATGGCCCTCGCCGAGCGCGTCCGGGCCGACGACGCCCTGCGCCTGGGCCTGTGCGAGCAGGTCTTCCCGGACGACACCTTCGAGCAGACCGTGCAGGCCTACGCCGAACGACTCGCCGCGCGCCCCGCCAACGCCCTGAAACTCACCAAGCAGGCCCTGAACGCCGCCATGACCGGCACCCTCGACGAGGCGCTGGATCAGGAAGCCGTCCTGCAACAGCTCGCCGGCGACCACTGGGAACACGAGGAAGGCGTGAGCGCCTTCAAGGAAAAACGCCCCGCACAGTTCGTACGGGACGTGAAGTAA
- a CDS encoding esterase family protein translates to MAVSVDGQWVTFSPPAGAVGLIGDMTDWRKRAPLPVVDGAPVRLRLPRGAWVEYAWVDAAGEAFADPDNAQKSLNPWWPYPRAAVVGEYARHPLWQAPDATLKGTAHRLTWEGTVFPGTRRAIVYTPHGYAGGPLPVYYVQDGVAFYRTGKLGDVMDRAVQAGLTDGAALVFVEPGNRNEEYYLNPRYLDFLTTEVMPRVEGPLVQASVRGLWGASLGGLISLFLGARHPELFSRVAAHSGAFIARPGATRDGVIDTTTAGEWLLEQLRDNPPTHLTTSLDTGTLEWLTGPNRRMAGLFADLGLDHQYREYPSGHNWVTWREALPEAFLYLQGGA, encoded by the coding sequence ATGGCTGTTTCGGTGGATGGGCAGTGGGTGACGTTCTCGCCTCCGGCGGGTGCCGTGGGCCTGATCGGGGACATGACGGACTGGCGCAAGCGCGCGCCGCTGCCGGTGGTGGATGGCGCGCCGGTGCGGTTGCGCCTGCCGCGTGGGGCGTGGGTGGAGTACGCGTGGGTGGACGCGGCCGGTGAGGCGTTCGCGGACCCGGACAACGCGCAGAAGTCCCTGAATCCGTGGTGGCCTTACCCGCGCGCGGCAGTGGTGGGCGAGTACGCCCGGCACCCGTTGTGGCAGGCGCCGGACGCGACCCTGAAGGGGACGGCGCACCGCCTGACCTGGGAGGGCACGGTGTTTCCGGGAACGCGCCGGGCGATCGTGTACACGCCGCACGGGTACGCGGGCGGGCCGCTGCCGGTGTACTACGTGCAGGACGGCGTGGCGTTCTACCGCACGGGGAAACTGGGGGACGTGATGGACCGCGCGGTGCAGGCCGGGCTGACGGACGGCGCGGCCCTGGTGTTCGTGGAACCGGGCAACCGGAACGAGGAGTACTACCTGAACCCCCGCTACCTGGACTTCCTGACCACCGAGGTGATGCCGCGCGTGGAGGGGCCGCTGGTACAGGCGTCCGTGCGGGGCCTGTGGGGCGCCAGTCTGGGCGGGCTGATCAGCCTGTTCCTGGGCGCGCGGCACCCGGAGCTGTTCAGCCGGGTGGCGGCGCACAGCGGGGCGTTCATCGCGCGGCCCGGCGCGACCCGCGACGGCGTGATCGATACCACCACCGCCGGCGAGTGGCTGCTGGAGCAGCTACGCGACAACCCGCCCACGCACCTGACGACCAGCCTGGACACCGGCACGCTGGAATGGCTGACCGGCCCGAACCGCCGCATGGCGGGCCTGTTCGCCGACCTGGGCCTGGATCACCAGTACCGCGAGTACCCCAGCGGGCACAACTGGGTCACGTGGCGTGAGGCACTGCCCGAGGCGTTCCTGTACCTGCAGGGCGGCGCGTAA